The following nucleotide sequence is from Sphingomonas panacisoli.
GGCTCCGCGGTTGCCAGCAGGTCGTGATACCAATGGTCGCCATCGCCCATGGCGACGGCGCCGCCGGTCGCCTTCACGACGATCACCTGATCGAGCCCCGGTGCCAGCTTGCGTGCGGCATCGACATTGGCCTTGAGCGGGACCTTCTTGCCGCCGCGCCGGCCTTCGTCGGCGGTGATGACGATGGTCGATCCGCAATCCTCGACGCGTCCCGCCAGCGCTTCGGGCGAGAAACCGCCGAATACGACCGAATGGATCGCCCCGACCCGCGCGCACGCGAGTAGCGCGACTGCAGCTTCGGGGATCATCGGTAGGTAGATCGTGACGCGGTCGCCCTTCGCGACGCCGCGCTCCTTCAGCGCGTTGGCGAACTTGCAGACGTCGGCGTGAAGCTGGCGATAGGTGATCCGGCGCGGTTGTTCGGCGGGATCGTCGGGTTCCCAGATGATCGCGACCTTGTCGCCGTTCGCCGCGAGGTGCCGGTCGAGGCAGTTGGCCGCGACGTTGAGCTTGCCGTCGGCGAACCAGGAAATGTGGAAGTCAGCCTTGTCGAACGACCAGTCGCCGGCGATCTCCGGCCGCTTGATCCAGTCAAGCCGGCGTGCCTGTTCGAGCCAGAAGCTGCCGGGATCGGCCAGACTGCGGCCGTAGAGCTTCTCATATCCCGCACGATTGACCTTCGCGCGCTTCGCCCATTCGGGTGGGACCGGATAGACGCTCTGGTCGGACATGTGGCTCTCCCTCGACGGTCCCTTGTGGCGAAAGGCGAGGGCGCTTGGCAAGCGGCGGCGATGCGGGCAGCATGAAGTTCGGCTTAAGGGGGCAAGCATGAGTGACGCGACGACCGATCAGTCTATGCACCACGGCGCGCCGGCGCATGCGCTGGAACGGCTGGTATTCTTTTCCGACGCGGTGTTCGCGATCTCCATCACGCTGCTCGGGGTCGAACTCCATGCGCCGATCCTGAAGTTCGGGGCGCCCGACGTGGACTTCGTTCAGGCGCTCGCCAATCTGACGCCCAATTTCATCGGCTTCTTCGTGTCGTTCTTCGTGATCGGGGCGTTCTGGGGCGGGCACCATCGATCGTTCGATTGCGCGCAGCATTGGTCGCCGCGGCTCGGCCTGCCCAATCTGTGCTTGCTGAGTTCGGTCGCGGCGATGCCGTTCTTCACCGCGTTCATGAGCGAGAATGTCGGCAATCGCGTGCCGACGATGGTCTATTGCATCTGGCTGACGATCGTCGCGATCTTCAACCTGTGGAACAACAGCATCGCCGTGTCGCCGGGCATCGTGAAGGACGGCATCGACCCCGAGCGGATCGCGACGATCAAGGTCCGCGGCTGGTCGGTCATCCTAGGCGCGGCGACGTCGATCGTCATCGCCTATTTCCAGCCCTGGGTGGCGCAGGTCGGGCTGTTTTCGATCGTCTTCTGGCGGCTGTTGCTGCAGCGTTTGCGGCGGCCCGCCGCGGCTAGCTAGCGGCGAGCCTGTCGATCCAGGCGGTCGATGCCGGCTTGGCCTGGCGGAGGAACGAGCCGACCACGAACAGCATGATGAAGGCGACGAAGCCCACCGCGACGATCAGGATGACCGCGAAAAAGGCGGCGGCGAGCAGCATCAAAGTAGCGAACCCGAGTTGGGGCTCGGCCTTTGCCGACAGCGCGATCGTGCGCGGGCCCTTGGCGTCGAACCAGCGTGCGGTCGTCCACAGCAACCGGCCATCGCCGTCGCGCTTGTCGCTGCATATCGTCGCCGCGACGTTGCGGAGCAAGCCCGGGGGCTGGGCGATCGGCGACTGGCTCGCGGTATAGCCCGCTTGGCGCGACGCCAGCGCCTGGAGGAGAAACTCCTGCGCTGTGCCGATTCGCTGGTCGTCACTCTCCATGGGAGGCCGAAACGATGGCGCGTCGACGTCGTCGGTCGCTGCGGGCAGCAACTCCTTCGCCTTCAACGGCGTCCCGCCCGCGACCGAATCGAGCACCACCAGCCGGCCGCCGCGCTCGACCACGCGGTAACGCGACGGCGGCGCCTCCAGCTTCATCAGCCGAAGCGCTGCTTCAGGTCGAGCATCGCCAGCGCCGCCTTGGCCGCGCCGCCGCCCTTGTCCGCCTGCGCGGGGTCGGCGCGATAGATCGCCTGCGCTTCGTTCTCGGTGGTCAGGATCCCGTTGCCGATCGCGATGCCGTCCATGGTCAGCGCCATGATTCCGCGCGCGCTTTCGTTCGACACGATCTCGAAATGATAGGTCTCGCCGCGGATCACGACGCCGAGCGCGACATAGGCGTCGTAGCGGTCGGTCTCCATCGCCAGGGCGATCGCGCCGGGAGCTTCGAGCGCACCGGGGACGGTGACGGTCTCGTGGCTGTGCCCCGCCGCCTCGATCGCGGCGCGGGCGCCGGCGAGCAGCATGTCGTTGAGATGGTCGTAGAACCGCGCTTCGACGATCAGGACGTGGGCCATCAGTTGGTCCCTCCGGTGATCGCGCGCTCGCCGACGATCGACAGGCCGTAGCCGTCGAGTGCCACGAGCGTGTGGTGCGTGTTGGTCAGCAGGATCATGTCCTCGACGCCCAACTCGGTCAGGATCTGCGCGCCCACGCCGTAATCGCGGATCTCGTCGCCCGGCGGACCGCCCGCCTTGCGTTCGAGCGCCTGGCTGAACCCGCCCGCGCCGCTCGGCGACAGCAGGACGACCACGCCCGATCCGGCCTCGCCGATCAATTCCATCGACCGCGCGAGCAAGTCGCCGCGCGCCCCGCCTTCGCCGAACATGTCGGTGAAGACGTTCATCGCGTGCATCCGGACGAGGGTCGGCTTGTCGGGGTCGATCCGGCCCTTGATCAGTGCAATCTGCTCGGTGCCGGTCGCCTTGTTGAAATAGGTGCGGGCTAGCCAATCCCCGCCCCAGCGGCTCGCGAACTTCGCTTCGGCGCGGCGTTCGACGAGGTGGTCGTGCTGGCGGCGATAGGCGATCAGGTCGCGGATCGTGCCGATCTTCAACCGGTGAGTCTCGGCGAAGGCGATCAAATCGTCCATCCGCGCCATCGTGCCGTCGTCTTTCATGATCTCGCAGATCACACCGGAGGGATTAAGTCCCGCCAGCCGTGACACGTCGACCGCGGCCTCGGTATGTCCGGCGCGGACCAGCACGCCGCCATCGCGCGCGACCAGCGGGAAGACGTGGCCGGGCGTCACGATATCCTGGCGGTGCTTCGCCGCGTCGATCGCGACCGAGACGGTGCGCGCGCGGTCGTGCGCGGAGATGCCGGTGGTGACGCCCTCGCGCGCCTCGATCGACACGGTAAAGGCGGTTTCGTGCCGCGTACCGTTGTGGCGGCTCATCAGGTCGAGCCCGAGCTGGTCGATGCGATCCTT
It contains:
- a CDS encoding TMEM175 family protein, with amino-acid sequence MSDATTDQSMHHGAPAHALERLVFFSDAVFAISITLLGVELHAPILKFGAPDVDFVQALANLTPNFIGFFVSFFVIGAFWGGHHRSFDCAQHWSPRLGLPNLCLLSSVAAMPFFTAFMSENVGNRVPTMVYCIWLTIVAIFNLWNNSIAVSPGIVKDGIDPERIATIKVRGWSVILGAATSIVIAYFQPWVAQVGLFSIVFWRLLLQRLRRPAAAS
- the ribH gene encoding 6,7-dimethyl-8-ribityllumazine synthase encodes the protein MAHVLIVEARFYDHLNDMLLAGARAAIEAAGHSHETVTVPGALEAPGAIALAMETDRYDAYVALGVVIRGETYHFEIVSNESARGIMALTMDGIAIGNGILTTENEAQAIYRADPAQADKGGGAAKAALAMLDLKQRFG
- the ribB gene encoding 3,4-dihydroxy-2-butanone-4-phosphate synthase → MSTMLIDRVRDLVASGGISRSGLARAAGLHANSLRSLDEQEWNPTADTLKKLEHYLTQREKRPALVPIEEIIEEARNGRMFILVDDEDRENEGDLIVPAQMATPDAINFMAKHGRGLICLAMTKDRIDQLGLDLMSRHNGTRHETAFTVSIEAREGVTTGISAHDRARTVSVAIDAAKHRQDIVTPGHVFPLVARDGGVLVRAGHTEAAVDVSRLAGLNPSGVICEIMKDDGTMARMDDLIAFAETHRLKIGTIRDLIAYRRQHDHLVERRAEAKFASRWGGDWLARTYFNKATGTEQIALIKGRIDPDKPTLVRMHAMNVFTDMFGEGGARGDLLARSMELIGEAGSGVVVLLSPSGAGGFSQALERKAGGPPGDEIRDYGVGAQILTELGVEDMILLTNTHHTLVALDGYGLSIVGERAITGGTN